A stretch of Dermochelys coriacea isolate rDerCor1 chromosome 6, rDerCor1.pri.v4, whole genome shotgun sequence DNA encodes these proteins:
- the PPM1A gene encoding protein phosphatase 1A isoform X1 → MGAFLDKPKMEKHNAQGQGNGLRYGLSSMQGWRVEMEDAHTAVVGLPNGLDGWSFFAVYDGHAGSQVAKYCCEHLLDHITSNQDFKGSDGPPSVESVKNGIRTGFLQIDEHMRVISEKKHGADRSGSTAVGVMISPQHTYFINCGDSRGLLCRNRKVHFFTQDHKPSNPLEKERIQNAGGSVMIQRVNGSLAVSRALGDFDYKCVHGKGPTEQLVSPEPEVYEIERSEEDDQFIILACDGIWDVMGNEELCDFVRSRLEVTDDLEKVCNEIVDTCLYKGSRDNMSVILICFPSAPKVLPEAVKREAELDKYLESRVEEIIKKQGEGVPDLVHVMRTLATESIPNLPPGGELASKRSVIEAVYNRLNPYRNDDADSASTDDMW, encoded by the exons ATGGGAGCATTTTTAGACAAGCCAAAGATGGAGAAGCATAATGCCCAAGGGCAGGGTAATGGGCTACGTTATGGGCTAAGTAGTATGCAAGGTTGGCGAGTTGAGATGGAGGATGCACATACAGCTGTTGTTGGTTTGCCAAATGGACTTGATGGATGGTCATTTTTTGCTGTATATGATGGGCATGCTGGATCCCAGGTTGCCAAATACTGCTGTGAGCATTTATTAGATCACATCACAAGCAACCAGGATTTTAAAGGGTCCGATGGACCACCTTCTGTGGAAAGTGTAAAGAATGGAATCAGAACAGGTTTTCTGCAAATTGATGAACATATGAGAGTAATCTCTGAGAAGAAACATGGTGCAGATAGAAGTGGGTCAACAGCGGTGGGTGTCATGATTTCTCCTCAACATACTTACTTCATCAACTGTGGAGACTCGAGAGGTTTACTTTGTAGAAACAGGAAGGTTCACTTCTTCACACAAGATCACAAACCAAGTAATCCACTGGAGAAAGAGCGTATACAGAATGCAGGTGGTTCTGTAATGATTCAACGTGTGAATGGCTCTCTTGCTGTGTCTAGAGCTCTTGGGGACTTTGATTACAAATGTGTCCATGGGAAAGGCCCTACAGAGCAGCTTGTCTCACCTGAGCCTGAAGTTTACGAAATTGAGAGATCAGAAGAAGATGATCAGTTTATCATACTGGCTTGTGATGGTATCTGGGATGTTATGGGAAATGAAGAGCTCTGTGACTTTGTAAGATCCAGACTCGAAGTTACTGACGACCTTGAGAAAGTTTGCAATGAGATAGTCGACACCTGCTTGTACAAG GGAAGTCGAGACAACATGAGTGTGATTTTGATCTGTTTTCCAAGTGCACCAAAGGTATTGCCAGAGGCGGTGAAGAGAGAGGCAGAGTTGGACAAGTACCTGGAAAGCAGAGTAGAAG AGATCATAAAGAAGCAGGGTGAAGGAGTACCAGACTTAGTCCACGTGATGCGTACGTTAGCAACTGAGAGCATCCCAAACCTCCCGCCAGGGGGTGAATTGGCAAGCAA ACGGAGTGTGATTGAAGCTGTTTATAATAGACTGAACCCCTATAGAAATGATGATGCT GACTCTGCATCAACTGATGATATGTGGTAA
- the PPM1A gene encoding protein phosphatase 1A isoform X2, with the protein MGAFLDKPKMEKHNAQGQGNGLRYGLSSMQGWRVEMEDAHTAVVGLPNGLDGWSFFAVYDGHAGSQVAKYCCEHLLDHITSNQDFKGSDGPPSVESVKNGIRTGFLQIDEHMRVISEKKHGADRSGSTAVGVMISPQHTYFINCGDSRGLLCRNRKVHFFTQDHKPSNPLEKERIQNAGGSVMIQRVNGSLAVSRALGDFDYKCVHGKGPTEQLVSPEPEVYEIERSEEDDQFIILACDGIWDVMGNEELCDFVRSRLEVTDDLEKVCNEIVDTCLYKGSRDNMSVILICFPSAPKVLPEAVKREAELDKYLESRVEVKFGLHLQKKYF; encoded by the exons ATGGGAGCATTTTTAGACAAGCCAAAGATGGAGAAGCATAATGCCCAAGGGCAGGGTAATGGGCTACGTTATGGGCTAAGTAGTATGCAAGGTTGGCGAGTTGAGATGGAGGATGCACATACAGCTGTTGTTGGTTTGCCAAATGGACTTGATGGATGGTCATTTTTTGCTGTATATGATGGGCATGCTGGATCCCAGGTTGCCAAATACTGCTGTGAGCATTTATTAGATCACATCACAAGCAACCAGGATTTTAAAGGGTCCGATGGACCACCTTCTGTGGAAAGTGTAAAGAATGGAATCAGAACAGGTTTTCTGCAAATTGATGAACATATGAGAGTAATCTCTGAGAAGAAACATGGTGCAGATAGAAGTGGGTCAACAGCGGTGGGTGTCATGATTTCTCCTCAACATACTTACTTCATCAACTGTGGAGACTCGAGAGGTTTACTTTGTAGAAACAGGAAGGTTCACTTCTTCACACAAGATCACAAACCAAGTAATCCACTGGAGAAAGAGCGTATACAGAATGCAGGTGGTTCTGTAATGATTCAACGTGTGAATGGCTCTCTTGCTGTGTCTAGAGCTCTTGGGGACTTTGATTACAAATGTGTCCATGGGAAAGGCCCTACAGAGCAGCTTGTCTCACCTGAGCCTGAAGTTTACGAAATTGAGAGATCAGAAGAAGATGATCAGTTTATCATACTGGCTTGTGATGGTATCTGGGATGTTATGGGAAATGAAGAGCTCTGTGACTTTGTAAGATCCAGACTCGAAGTTACTGACGACCTTGAGAAAGTTTGCAATGAGATAGTCGACACCTGCTTGTACAAG GGAAGTCGAGACAACATGAGTGTGATTTTGATCTGTTTTCCAAGTGCACCAAAGGTATTGCCAGAGGCGGTGAAGAGAGAGGCAGAGTTGGACAAGTACCTGGAAAGCAGAGTAGAAG TTAAATTTGGACTGCACTTACAAAAAAAGTACTTCTGA
- the PPM1A gene encoding protein phosphatase 1A isoform X3: MGAFLDKPKMEKHNAQGQGNGLRYGLSSMQGWRVEMEDAHTAVVGLPNGLDGWSFFAVYDGHAGSQVAKYCCEHLLDHITSNQDFKGSDGPPSVESVKNGIRTGFLQIDEHMRVISEKKHGADRSGSTAVGVMISPQHTYFINCGDSRGLLCRNRKVHFFTQDHKPSNPLEKERIQNAGGSVMIQRVNGSLAVSRALGDFDYKCVHGKGPTEQLVSPEPEVYEIERSEEDDQFIILACDGIWDVMGNEELCDFVRSRLEVTDDLEKVCNEIVDTCLYKGSRDNMSVILICFPSAPKVLPEAVKREAELDKYLESRVEEIIKKQGEGVPDLVHVMRTLATESIPNLPPGGELASKRSVIEAVYNRLNPYRNDDASGLSRNCCHFGHSRL; the protein is encoded by the exons ATGGGAGCATTTTTAGACAAGCCAAAGATGGAGAAGCATAATGCCCAAGGGCAGGGTAATGGGCTACGTTATGGGCTAAGTAGTATGCAAGGTTGGCGAGTTGAGATGGAGGATGCACATACAGCTGTTGTTGGTTTGCCAAATGGACTTGATGGATGGTCATTTTTTGCTGTATATGATGGGCATGCTGGATCCCAGGTTGCCAAATACTGCTGTGAGCATTTATTAGATCACATCACAAGCAACCAGGATTTTAAAGGGTCCGATGGACCACCTTCTGTGGAAAGTGTAAAGAATGGAATCAGAACAGGTTTTCTGCAAATTGATGAACATATGAGAGTAATCTCTGAGAAGAAACATGGTGCAGATAGAAGTGGGTCAACAGCGGTGGGTGTCATGATTTCTCCTCAACATACTTACTTCATCAACTGTGGAGACTCGAGAGGTTTACTTTGTAGAAACAGGAAGGTTCACTTCTTCACACAAGATCACAAACCAAGTAATCCACTGGAGAAAGAGCGTATACAGAATGCAGGTGGTTCTGTAATGATTCAACGTGTGAATGGCTCTCTTGCTGTGTCTAGAGCTCTTGGGGACTTTGATTACAAATGTGTCCATGGGAAAGGCCCTACAGAGCAGCTTGTCTCACCTGAGCCTGAAGTTTACGAAATTGAGAGATCAGAAGAAGATGATCAGTTTATCATACTGGCTTGTGATGGTATCTGGGATGTTATGGGAAATGAAGAGCTCTGTGACTTTGTAAGATCCAGACTCGAAGTTACTGACGACCTTGAGAAAGTTTGCAATGAGATAGTCGACACCTGCTTGTACAAG GGAAGTCGAGACAACATGAGTGTGATTTTGATCTGTTTTCCAAGTGCACCAAAGGTATTGCCAGAGGCGGTGAAGAGAGAGGCAGAGTTGGACAAGTACCTGGAAAGCAGAGTAGAAG AGATCATAAAGAAGCAGGGTGAAGGAGTACCAGACTTAGTCCACGTGATGCGTACGTTAGCAACTGAGAGCATCCCAAACCTCCCGCCAGGGGGTGAATTGGCAAGCAA ACGGAGTGTGATTGAAGCTGTTTATAATAGACTGAACCCCTATAGAAATGATGATGCT TCTGGATTATCCAGAAACTGCTGTCATTTTGGGCACTCCAGACTTTAA